Proteins from a single region of Thermoplasmata archaeon:
- a CDS encoding transcriptional regulator, with the protein MKKVPCEDAVWEILPAIRRELAISLIKEHSLTQRDTAKILGLTEAAVSQYISSKRGGRMVLPPEVMPEVKKAAETIILNEARTTHELCRICTLVQHYSTCGQSHMIVKEERKKSKK; encoded by the coding sequence ATGAAAAAAGTACCCTGCGAGGACGCTGTATGGGAGATTCTGCCTGCAATAAGAAGAGAACTTGCAATCTCGCTTATAAAAGAACATTCGCTCACCCAGAGAGACACTGCAAAAATTCTGGGTTTAACAGAGGCAGCAGTAAGTCAATACATAAGCTCAAAAAGGGGTGGCAGAATGGTTCTTCCACCAGAGGTCATGCCAGAAGTCAAGAAGGCAGCAGAGACCATAATTCTCAACGAGGCAAGAACTACACATGAACTCTGCAGAATCTGCACCCTTGTGCAGCACTACTCAACCTGTGGCCAGAGCCATATGATAGTGAAGGAAGAGAGAAAAAAATCAAAAAAATAG
- a CDS encoding DUF6345 domain-containing protein: MGTKWRVFGIGIVLFALFWCSVAQMPTAKAGADNDNTTEVWVDWVKQYGGTQAIGADKDGQGFYNKMLDPYGWTGKGCYGNNNAKPDHFAKWVGHDPDADVNADIAYFAGHGATLNGQPRIVFNVAASGGDKDKDVEPDEDFWGYTDLEWITFSACDVLGPDANTAIASWGDNILYRGLHVINGFKGTANNYKYWSEDGKGSPRGAVYAGYLHGAQWLRGAGQSWYNTTIDDGVLARFYQSPNPTCIYGASLYACLEYYVDGTLVGTDYYWWEDVEQPWRDPISKTQGNIRWYVYVQYYSWLADWPHDYSYNP; this comes from the coding sequence ATGGGTACAAAATGGAGAGTTTTCGGGATAGGAATTGTGCTTTTCGCACTATTCTGGTGCTCTGTGGCTCAAATGCCTACAGCGAAAGCTGGAGCCGACAACGACAATACTACTGAAGTGTGGGTTGACTGGGTAAAGCAATATGGTGGCACCCAAGCCATAGGTGCAGATAAAGATGGACAGGGATTCTATAATAAGATGTTGGATCCATATGGCTGGACTGGAAAAGGATGCTATGGAAACAACAACGCAAAACCTGACCATTTCGCAAAATGGGTTGGCCATGATCCTGATGCAGATGTAAATGCAGATATTGCATACTTTGCAGGGCATGGTGCCACGCTCAACGGACAACCAAGGATTGTGTTCAATGTCGCTGCTTCAGGAGGAGACAAAGACAAAGATGTGGAGCCAGATGAGGATTTCTGGGGCTACACAGACCTGGAGTGGATAACTTTTTCTGCATGTGATGTTCTGGGACCTGATGCTAATACAGCGATTGCAAGCTGGGGCGATAACATTTTGTATAGAGGATTGCATGTGATTAACGGGTTTAAGGGCACTGCAAACAACTATAAATACTGGTCAGAGGATGGTAAGGGGTCTCCTAGAGGTGCAGTGTATGCAGGGTATCTTCATGGTGCTCAGTGGTTAAGGGGTGCAGGGCAGTCATGGTACAATACCACAATAGATGATGGTGTGCTAGCAAGATTTTATCAATCTCCTAATCCTACCTGTATATATGGTGCGTCACTGTACGCGTGTCTAGAGTACTATGTTGACGGAACTTTGGTCGGTACGGATTACTATTGGTGGGAAGATGTGGAACAACCATGGAGAGATCCGATTTCAAAGACACAGGGAAATATCAGATGGTATGTGTATGTCCAGTATTACAGTTGGTTGGCTGATTGGCCACATGACTATAGTTATAACCCTTAA
- a CDS encoding DUF1015 domain-containing protein — MVEIRPFRAIRYTGKAGKLEDLVTQPYDKISQEMQKRYYAKSDFNYCRLILPIEENRYEIAKQRLEMFLAEGVFAKDEKPGIYVYYQEFEVLGKKYLRRGMICAVKLHPFNENVVLPHEKTHAGPKIDRLNMLRATLKNLEPGFMLYPDENHETVKIFEKYAKEKPLLEVVDEYGVRNRLWKIEEPDDIRKIQEVLKDKQVVIADGHHRYETAVAFRDELRQKVKWDENDAFNFRMTLLVPVNDPGLVILPGHRILLQIPLTEQHLTEVRKYFEVMEISRADVEDFLAKHREKICFVAYDGKRYLGLMLKGIEQVNKFFKPEYSESYRRLDVVVLRDVIFEGIMNAKELKIDVDIDYCRWIDEAIDKVNCGKGKVAFLVNATRPEQVLEIAKNHERMPEKSTDFYPKMLSGLTMMDITPGEKLNA, encoded by the coding sequence ATGGTGGAAATCAGGCCATTTCGGGCAATCAGATACACAGGGAAAGCAGGGAAACTGGAGGACTTGGTGACACAACCATACGATAAAATCTCGCAGGAGATGCAAAAAAGATATTACGCAAAGTCAGATTTCAATTATTGTAGATTGATATTGCCAATTGAAGAAAACAGATATGAGATTGCGAAGCAGCGACTTGAGATGTTTTTAGCTGAAGGAGTGTTTGCAAAGGACGAAAAGCCAGGAATATATGTTTATTACCAGGAATTTGAAGTTCTTGGTAAAAAATATCTGAGGCGGGGCATGATTTGTGCAGTTAAACTGCATCCATTCAACGAGAATGTGGTGCTTCCGCATGAAAAAACACATGCGGGACCAAAGATAGACCGCCTCAACATGCTCAGAGCAACCCTCAAAAACCTGGAGCCGGGTTTCATGTTGTATCCAGATGAGAATCACGAAACTGTGAAAATTTTTGAGAAGTATGCGAAGGAGAAACCACTCCTGGAAGTGGTAGATGAATATGGAGTTCGCAACCGTCTATGGAAAATTGAAGAGCCTGATGACATCAGAAAAATCCAGGAAGTGCTCAAGGACAAGCAGGTGGTGATTGCAGATGGGCATCATAGGTATGAGACAGCTGTGGCTTTCAGGGACGAACTCCGTCAGAAAGTAAAATGGGACGAAAATGATGCCTTTAACTTCAGAATGACCCTGCTCGTGCCAGTGAATGACCCTGGGCTTGTAATTTTGCCCGGACACAGGATTCTCTTGCAGATTCCTCTCACTGAACAACATCTCACGGAAGTCAGGAAATATTTTGAGGTAATGGAGATTTCAAGGGCAGATGTTGAGGATTTCCTTGCAAAGCACAGGGAAAAAATCTGCTTCGTAGCTTACGATGGCAAAAGGTATTTGGGTCTTATGCTCAAGGGCATAGAGCAAGTGAACAAATTTTTCAAGCCCGAGTACAGCGAGAGCTATAGGCGACTTGATGTGGTCGTGCTGAGAGATGTGATTTTTGAGGGAATAATGAATGCAAAGGAATTAAAGATTGATGTGGACATTGACTACTGTAGATGGATTGATGAAGCAATCGACAAGGTGAACTGTGGCAAGGGAAAGGTAGCTTTTCTTGTAAATGCGACAAGGCCAGAGCAGGTACTTGAAATTGCAAAAAATCACGAGCGGATGCCTGAAAAAAGCACGGACTTTTATCCAAAAATGCTTTCTGGCTTGACCATGATGGACATAACACCAGGGGAGAAGTTAAATGCCTAG
- a CDS encoding DNA polymerase domain-containing protein, whose product MKKYRAMVLDASYHEENGSVVIDLYCRTKEGQSLTARIHGFSPYFYVVSPPAAVVEELKTHEEVHGVEHCKLFVKNREMDCLKVTIKHPYKVPEFRKKFPEGACLAADIPFHLRYFFDNDLSLCVEIEGEEASEEVRKNYTTELVIETKAIAQVQPFKIPLVVLSFDIENSIANGKIYVISYAVRKGTELIKGAIASETDDEAEILRKFVELVREYDPDVITGYNIGGYDIPLLTERAKAHGIPLELGRDFGIFSVSQERFWRIHGRIVIDVWLTAKMRLRPKQETLNFIAKMLLGEEKEDVNRLKIDEEWKERREAVISYCIKDAELALRILEEIAEISRGMDIAAVAKLPLDDAINGRTSTLIDSLIIREADRRKVGVPMNKFGGSEAPIEGGYVHSIRPGLYHWVIVCDFKSMYPSIIISNNICFTTISEDGEIVSPCNVRFVSKERKRGIVPDILENLMRQRDEFKKKAKRAKSEEEKAYYDGLQNAVKILMNSFYGVFASSFYRFTDKNIGASITAFARQNIKNLIETLESEGHKVLYSDTDSVFFQSPHSNLEESIKFGETTAARFSKGGLTLEFERILEPFFSHGKKKRYVGKAVWPKEEIVVRGYETRRTDAFDWQSEALMEVFETVLNSKDEEELKKNVIAKAKLLVEMTLRGEVPVEKLVISRSVREFDSYKDAGRLAHVEVAKQMIAKGYEFIPGMKVSWIVVDAKKTPQKVEPYVEGREFKGKPDYEYYARRVAMTLARVLEVFGYDEESLFSGRRQSSLAEGSLDSFMASEKEEEQGKAEPKKKFTLEDFM is encoded by the coding sequence ATGAAGAAATACAGGGCAATGGTGCTTGATGCCAGTTATCACGAGGAAAACGGGAGTGTTGTGATTGACTTATACTGCAGAACAAAGGAAGGTCAATCTCTCACAGCGAGAATTCATGGCTTCTCTCCCTATTTTTATGTGGTTTCGCCACCAGCCGCTGTTGTCGAGGAACTGAAAACGCATGAGGAAGTGCATGGTGTTGAGCACTGCAAACTTTTCGTGAAAAACAGGGAAATGGATTGCCTGAAAGTAACGATAAAACATCCCTATAAGGTGCCTGAATTCAGAAAAAAATTTCCAGAAGGTGCTTGCCTGGCTGCAGACATACCCTTCCATCTCAGATATTTCTTTGATAACGACCTCTCTCTCTGTGTTGAAATAGAAGGGGAAGAGGCATCAGAAGAGGTGAGAAAGAATTACACAACTGAGCTAGTAATTGAAACAAAGGCAATTGCGCAAGTGCAGCCATTTAAAATTCCCCTTGTTGTGCTGAGTTTTGATATAGAGAACAGCATCGCAAATGGAAAAATTTATGTGATTTCGTATGCGGTTAGAAAGGGGACTGAGTTAATAAAAGGAGCTATTGCATCTGAGACAGATGACGAGGCGGAGATTCTGAGGAAATTTGTTGAGCTTGTGCGGGAGTATGACCCAGATGTGATAACTGGCTACAACATTGGTGGCTATGACATCCCGTTGCTCACCGAGAGGGCAAAAGCCCATGGAATTCCACTTGAGCTGGGGCGGGATTTTGGTATCTTTTCAGTTAGCCAGGAAAGGTTCTGGCGGATTCATGGCAGAATTGTGATTGATGTCTGGCTCACCGCTAAGATGCGACTGAGACCCAAGCAGGAAACCCTGAATTTCATTGCGAAGATGCTGCTGGGCGAGGAGAAGGAGGATGTGAATCGCCTGAAGATTGATGAGGAGTGGAAGGAGCGGAGGGAGGCGGTGATAAGTTACTGCATCAAGGACGCTGAACTTGCCCTCAGAATTCTTGAGGAGATTGCGGAGATAAGCAGGGGGATGGACATCGCTGCAGTTGCGAAGCTTCCACTTGATGATGCAATCAACGGTAGAACCTCAACACTGATTGATTCCCTCATAATCAGGGAGGCGGATAGAAGAAAAGTGGGCGTGCCAATGAATAAATTCGGAGGCAGCGAGGCCCCGATAGAGGGAGGTTATGTGCATTCAATCAGGCCTGGGCTTTATCACTGGGTGATTGTGTGCGACTTCAAATCAATGTACCCAAGCATCATAATCTCCAACAACATCTGCTTCACCACGATATCAGAAGATGGAGAAATTGTGAGTCCATGCAATGTGCGGTTCGTCTCCAAGGAAAGAAAACGGGGGATTGTACCAGACATCCTTGAGAACCTCATGAGGCAGAGAGACGAATTTAAGAAGAAGGCAAAACGAGCAAAGAGCGAGGAGGAGAAGGCGTACTACGATGGTCTCCAGAATGCTGTGAAAATTCTGATGAACTCCTTCTATGGAGTTTTTGCATCCTCTTTTTACAGATTCACTGATAAAAACATTGGGGCTTCAATAACTGCATTTGCAAGGCAAAACATAAAAAATCTGATTGAGACACTTGAGAGTGAAGGGCACAAGGTGCTCTATTCCGACACCGACAGCGTTTTCTTTCAATCCCCACATTCAAATCTGGAGGAGTCCATCAAATTCGGGGAAACAACAGCTGCAAGGTTTTCAAAGGGTGGCCTGACACTGGAATTTGAGCGGATTCTCGAGCCGTTTTTTTCGCATGGGAAAAAGAAGAGGTATGTGGGAAAAGCTGTTTGGCCAAAGGAGGAAATTGTGGTGAGGGGCTATGAGACACGACGCACCGACGCATTTGATTGGCAAAGCGAAGCTTTGATGGAAGTGTTTGAGACCGTGCTCAACAGCAAGGATGAGGAGGAGTTGAAGAAAAATGTGATTGCAAAGGCGAAGTTGCTTGTGGAGATGACATTGCGTGGCGAGGTGCCAGTGGAAAAACTTGTGATTTCCAGAAGTGTAAGGGAGTTTGATAGTTATAAGGACGCAGGACGACTTGCCCATGTAGAGGTGGCAAAACAGATGATTGCAAAGGGCTATGAGTTCATTCCTGGAATGAAAGTGTCCTGGATTGTTGTGGACGCAAAGAAAACACCGCAGAAGGTTGAACCATATGTAGAAGGCCGTGAGTTTAAAGGAAAGCCAGATTACGAATACTACGCAAGAAGGGTTGCGATGACGCTGGCAAGGGTGCTCGAGGTCTTTGGCTACGATGAAGAAAGTTTGTTTTCTGGCAGGAGACAGTCAAGTTTGGCAGAGGGCTCGCTGGATTCGTTTATGGCTTCTGAAAAAGAGGAGGAGCAAGGAAAAGCAGAGCCAAAGAAAAAATTCACGCTTGAAGATTTCATGTGA
- a CDS encoding hydroxyacid dehydrogenase, whose product MKVLVADKIAKEGIQKLKDAGLEVVEAWEAPKEQLPELIKDCDAIIVRSATKVTKELIDAAPNLKVIGRAGVGLDNVDAEHAKAKGIKVVNTPEATSISVAELALGMMLSAARMIPQATVSTKAGKWEKKRFHGTELYGKTLGIIGIGRIGSELAKRARALGMEVIAYDPYVKTSDFAKIVELDTILKDSDFISLHIPKTKETTHLLNKTAFDKMKNGVIIVNCARGGVVDEDALYDALVSGKVKVACLDVFEVEPAKEHKLFSLEQVILTPHIGAQTEEGQQRAGVQIAERVIEALKN is encoded by the coding sequence ATGAAGGTGCTGGTTGCTGACAAAATTGCAAAGGAAGGCATTCAAAAGTTGAAGGATGCAGGACTTGAGGTAGTTGAGGCCTGGGAGGCGCCCAAGGAGCAATTGCCAGAACTGATAAAGGACTGTGATGCCATAATTGTGCGAAGTGCTACGAAGGTCACGAAAGAATTGATTGATGCGGCACCTAATTTGAAGGTGATTGGGAGAGCCGGCGTAGGGCTTGACAATGTGGATGCGGAACATGCAAAGGCAAAGGGAATAAAAGTAGTGAACACGCCAGAGGCAACCTCTATATCTGTTGCCGAGCTTGCTCTAGGAATGATGCTGTCTGCAGCAAGAATGATTCCTCAGGCAACGGTTTCAACGAAGGCGGGCAAATGGGAGAAGAAGCGATTCCACGGGACTGAACTCTATGGAAAGACGCTAGGTATCATTGGAATCGGTAGGATTGGCTCTGAACTGGCAAAAAGGGCAAGAGCACTGGGGATGGAAGTTATTGCCTATGACCCCTATGTAAAAACCTCTGATTTCGCCAAGATAGTTGAGTTGGATACAATATTAAAAGATTCTGATTTCATTTCCCTTCATATACCCAAAACAAAGGAAACCACCCATCTATTGAACAAAACCGCATTTGATAAAATGAAAAACGGTGTGATAATAGTAAACTGTGCAAGGGGTGGTGTTGTGGATGAAGATGCGTTGTATGATGCACTGGTATCTGGCAAGGTAAAGGTCGCATGTCTTGATGTGTTTGAGGTAGAGCCTGCAAAAGAACACAAACTCTTCAGTTTAGAACAGGTTATTCTTACACCGCATATTGGCGCTCAGACAGAGGAAGGCCAGCAGCGTGCAGGCGTGCAGATTGCAGAGCGAGTTATTGAGGCATTGAAGAACTAA
- a CDS encoding right-handed parallel beta-helix repeat-containing protein — protein MRLKSRTTKGIDFYSVRKNGSSAKNGFTNGLQGSNWKRSMTMTRNRAKYGKAGIGVLFAVLVFSAVGVLAWQGVSSNVIKIDGSFEDWQGVEKTTRARDLGVPENIDIAEYATAESGKNVAFYAKVYGNLLVGDGRYIVEAPSENPVYVAYQRETAIPNQNGRDVAYVFVDTDNNAATGFKPSVNFAVGADKSIEIVGKNGKIEACRVLTFAGVVQQEWTWVIGESVAAATNGKQVETMAGKSLLGIGENYAVYFYMIDWQNKECKLENALQYVNPDNFMLAERVLTAKTPTVTPVIASRGTVHAPIHINGDADFASQALSEGWSGDGTENAPYLIEGYDINSAGGSYGIWIENTTVHFAVRNCTIQGATSISTVPFGAAIALNNVQNGKIENNTCTASIRGVYIYGASMYNTIVNNTANTVQQGIALYFSDNNTIVNNSANSNTYGIYLYYASNVVVDFCNANSNSVSGIYVGSSDNITISNTNANGNTYGITLFSSNNATINTNLVNGNNYGIYLSQAHYNNITFNTGYNNYDGAYIQFSNYNNIAYNNFSGNYYYGMLLHTSTNHTITKNILSNNNENGLYLTYYSNYNTITENNVSGNSNGTYLHRSTNNTITLNWFCNNVKYGVYLTDMSTNNKINHNYFIGNRATALWYLGQGVSNDTPNGAGKGVSGNCQAYDDVGGNYWYDNSVNEGNYWSNWDGNGNGTANAYPIDGGAGASDWYPMGSPVSECSQLSLIALLIISMLGFWRGTLYKCPRNTKSQLHRRTLDSTRAN, from the coding sequence ATGAGATTGAAAAGCAGAACTACAAAGGGTATTGATTTTTACAGCGTTAGAAAGAATGGCTCGAGTGCTAAAAATGGATTTACCAACGGGTTGCAGGGCAGTAACTGGAAAAGGAGTATGACAATGACTAGGAATAGAGCAAAATATGGTAAAGCTGGCATTGGTGTTTTATTTGCGGTGTTGGTGTTCAGTGCTGTCGGTGTTCTGGCATGGCAGGGTGTCAGTTCAAATGTGATCAAGATTGATGGCAGTTTTGAGGACTGGCAGGGCGTTGAAAAGACCACGAGGGCAAGAGATTTGGGTGTGCCAGAGAACATTGACATTGCGGAGTATGCAACTGCAGAATCTGGTAAGAATGTGGCGTTTTATGCGAAGGTGTATGGCAATTTGCTCGTTGGCGATGGCAGATACATTGTGGAGGCACCATCTGAAAATCCAGTGTATGTTGCATACCAGAGGGAGACGGCAATTCCGAATCAGAATGGCAGGGATGTGGCGTATGTGTTTGTGGACACGGACAATAACGCAGCAACTGGCTTCAAGCCCTCTGTTAATTTTGCAGTGGGTGCGGATAAATCAATAGAGATTGTGGGCAAGAATGGAAAGATAGAGGCATGTCGAGTGCTTACATTTGCTGGTGTGGTGCAGCAGGAATGGACATGGGTAATTGGAGAGAGTGTGGCTGCAGCAACAAATGGAAAGCAGGTAGAAACAATGGCAGGCAAAAGTTTGCTTGGCATCGGTGAAAATTATGCAGTTTACTTCTACATGATTGACTGGCAGAACAAGGAGTGCAAGCTAGAGAATGCTTTGCAGTATGTAAATCCTGATAACTTCATGTTGGCAGAGAGAGTATTAACCGCAAAAACACCAACAGTAACGCCAGTTATTGCATCCAGAGGGACAGTTCATGCTCCGATACATATAAACGGAGATGCAGATTTTGCATCACAGGCACTATCTGAGGGTTGGAGTGGAGATGGAACAGAGAATGCTCCATACCTCATTGAGGGATATGACATCAACAGTGCTGGGGGAAGTTATGGTATCTGGATTGAGAACACAACGGTGCACTTCGCAGTTAGGAACTGCACAATCCAAGGTGCAACTAGCATCAGCACTGTACCATTCGGGGCTGCAATTGCCCTGAACAATGTACAAAACGGCAAAATAGAAAACAACACTTGCACAGCCTCAATTCGTGGAGTGTACATCTATGGTGCCTCTATGTACAACACGATTGTGAACAACACTGCAAATACAGTGCAGCAAGGTATCGCACTCTATTTTTCTGATAACAATACTATTGTTAACAATTCAGCCAACAGCAATACCTACGGGATTTATCTCTACTACGCAAGTAATGTCGTTGTTGATTTCTGCAATGCGAACAGCAATTCTGTCAGTGGAATTTATGTTGGCTCTTCAGATAATATTACAATTTCCAACACAAACGCAAACGGCAACACATATGGAATCACATTGTTTTCCTCAAACAATGCGACAATAAACACAAATCTGGTAAATGGAAACAATTACGGAATCTATCTTTCCCAGGCACACTATAACAATATAACATTTAACACTGGCTACAATAACTATGATGGTGCCTACATTCAGTTCTCAAATTACAACAACATAGCATACAACAATTTCAGCGGGAATTACTATTACGGGATGCTTCTGCACACCTCAACCAACCATACAATAACGAAGAATATTCTTTCCAACAACAACGAAAATGGCCTCTATCTCACATACTATTCAAACTATAACACAATCACAGAAAACAATGTGTCTGGCAATTCCAATGGAACTTACCTCCATCGCTCAACCAATAACACCATAACCCTTAACTGGTTCTGCAACAATGTAAAGTATGGAGTTTACCTCACAGATATGTCTACGAACAACAAAATCAATCACAACTACTTCATTGGCAACAGGGCTACCGCCCTATGGTACCTGGGTCAAGGGGTATCTAACGATACCCCAAACGGTGCTGGTAAAGGCGTCTCCGGCAACTGCCAGGCCTACGATGATGTTGGTGGCAACTACTGGTATGACAACAGTGTGAACGAGGGCAACTACTGGAGCAATTGGGATGGCAATGGCAACGGCACTGCAAATGCCTACCCAATTGATGGCGGTGCGGGTGCAAGCGACTGGTATCCAATGGGAAGCCCTGTGAGTGAGTGCTCACAACTCTCATTGATTGCGCTCTTGATAATATCCATGTTAGGGTTTTGGAGGGGTACATTATATAAATGCCCTCGGAACACTAAAAGTCAGCTTCACAGAAGAACTCTTGATAGCACACGTGCCAATTAG
- a CDS encoding ArsR family transcriptional regulator, with protein MHELNGENMGDGIEALEKLPRSAKEVYSLISENRVISREALIQMTDFPERTVRFAIKKLLAMGLIQERISLKDARKKIYGIKH; from the coding sequence GTGCATGAACTTAACGGTGAAAATATGGGTGATGGAATAGAAGCACTGGAAAAACTGCCCAGGTCTGCAAAAGAGGTCTACAGCCTTATTTCTGAAAACAGGGTAATAAGCAGGGAAGCCCTGATTCAGATGACAGATTTCCCTGAAAGGACCGTGAGGTTTGCAATAAAAAAATTGCTGGCTATGGGTTTAATCCAAGAAAGAATTTCGCTGAAGGACGCAAGGAAAAAGATATATGGGATTAAGCACTAA
- a CDS encoding alanine--glyoxylate aminotransferase family protein — translation MAHKRLLIPGPTDVLPEVLLQQTKPMIGHRSDDYTKLYTGIIEKLQKYFNTKRNITVLTASGTIWMDITGRNMVKKKALACVNGAFSERMYLTIKDCGKDVDALVVDWGKAIKPEMVLERLKGGNYDTLAVCQNETSTGVRSPVNEICQAVKKEYPDIMIVVDTVSSAGGDLIEPDVMNADIIFTSTQKCFALPPGLSIGIVSDAALERAKQVPGRGHYTDLIAIFDYFAKKKQNPTTPNVSLMYALDYQLDRMLAETAQKRYERHLAMAEMTRKWATEHGIEIFPEKGYESVTVTTLKNNLNKNIGELNKALGKRGFQISNGYGALKDKTFRIGHMGDWTPEEIKSLLLNIEDIWGL, via the coding sequence ATGGCACATAAAAGGTTGTTAATCCCGGGCCCGACAGATGTTCTTCCAGAAGTGCTGCTGCAGCAAACAAAACCTATGATTGGGCACAGAAGTGATGATTATACAAAGCTTTACACAGGAATTATTGAAAAACTTCAGAAATACTTCAACACAAAAAGAAATATTACCGTGCTCACTGCATCTGGTACAATCTGGATGGACATAACAGGCAGAAACATGGTAAAGAAGAAGGCACTGGCATGCGTGAACGGTGCATTCTCTGAGAGAATGTATCTTACCATAAAGGATTGTGGCAAAGATGTGGATGCTCTTGTGGTTGACTGGGGCAAGGCAATAAAGCCGGAAATGGTGCTTGAGCGGTTGAAAGGTGGGAACTACGATACCCTTGCAGTCTGCCAGAACGAAACCTCTACAGGTGTAAGGAGCCCTGTAAATGAGATTTGTCAGGCAGTGAAGAAGGAATATCCAGACATCATGATTGTTGTTGATACTGTCTCCTCAGCAGGTGGAGACCTGATTGAACCAGATGTGATGAATGCGGACATAATATTTACATCCACTCAAAAGTGTTTTGCACTTCCACCTGGCCTTTCAATAGGCATTGTCTCAGATGCTGCACTTGAACGGGCAAAACAGGTGCCAGGCCGAGGGCATTACACAGACCTGATTGCAATCTTTGACTACTTTGCAAAGAAGAAGCAGAACCCAACGACGCCAAATGTGTCGTTGATGTATGCACTGGATTACCAACTTGATAGAATGCTTGCAGAAACAGCCCAGAAAAGATACGAGAGACATTTAGCAATGGCTGAGATGACAAGGAAATGGGCAACTGAGCATGGAATTGAAATCTTCCCGGAGAAGGGATACGAATCAGTTACTGTGACCACGCTCAAGAACAATCTAAACAAGAACATTGGCGAACTGAACAAGGCACTGGGTAAAAGGGGCTTCCAGATTTCGAATGGCTATGGCGCTTTGAAGGATAAAACCTTCAGAATTGGACACATGGGCGACTGGACGCCAGAAGAAATCAAATCCCTGCTTCTCAACATAGAGGACATCTGGGGGCTGTGA
- a CDS encoding DUF6015 family protein codes for MKIGKENGLSGGYMKTNVDVEQLAIAIQNSEPGRPIPDEEARRIAHHILNFFGYGERIIDNVLEPEDRDVFYTLEDVGILTTEREETTLYDGREWRIHYWIFRKERVLELIKAPEKKVEDLDHDLTSVYYQIPEDAWVRSTNEQVQ; via the coding sequence ATGAAGATTGGAAAAGAGAACGGGTTGAGTGGTGGTTACATGAAAACTAATGTAGATGTAGAACAGCTTGCTATTGCAATTCAGAATTCAGAACCAGGACGCCCAATTCCAGATGAAGAGGCTAGAAGGATTGCGCATCACATCCTGAATTTTTTTGGTTATGGGGAGAGAATCATAGATAATGTTCTTGAACCAGAAGACCGAGATGTCTTCTATACCCTTGAAGATGTGGGGATTTTAACGACAGAGCGCGAGGAAACCACCCTTTATGATGGGAGGGAGTGGAGAATCCATTACTGGATTTTTAGGAAAGAAAGAGTGCTAGAGTTGATAAAAGCCCCTGAGAAGAAAGTAGAGGACCTGGACCATGATTTGACTTCTGTATATTACCAGATACCAGAAGATGCATGGGTTCGGTCCACAAATGAACAGGTGCAGTAA